DNA sequence from the Parascardovia denticolens DSM 10105 = JCM 12538 genome:
CCCGCCGTCCTCCACGTTCTTCGTGTCCTTCGGCGGCCGGCCTTGTGGGTTCGTGCGTTCCTATCCTGAGTCTTTCCCAGGCTTCAGCGCCCCGGAAAGAACTAGATCGTTCTAAAGTCAACGGTTTTTCCATTGTACGCAGATCCAAGGAGAGAAGGGGAGCAAGACCGGTCCTGACTGGCCGAGGTCAGCCCCTTCCCCAGGGGGATTCAGCTTCCTCCAAGCTCTTTCAGGAAACGCTCAGCGACACGCCGAACGAGCCTCCAGCCAGGCCGCTTTAAATAATAGATGTCAACGATAAGACCTCCCAACCAGTAGGAGGCCCCGATGACACAAGGCGAAGGCCTTGATAACTCAACCCTTATAACTGAACCTTTCTTCTCTCTCCTTCTCTCTAAAGCCCGGTACCCGCCGGGCTTTTTCTTTTGGTGGACGATTGGTAGTCGTTTGGCGGTCGATTGGTAGGTATGCGGCAAGCGTTTAGCTGGCATGCGGCAGGCATGTAGCTCAGCCTCGCGGGATCAGGCATGAGCTAAAGTGAAAACATGACAAGGCGCGGCGATGCACAGACCTTCCTTCCCGGGCGAGCGGTCTTCCAAGCTTTATACCAAGAACTCGGCCCCCAGGGATGGTGGCCGGCGCAAACCGGTTTCGAGATGATCATCGGGTCCGTCCTGGTCCAACATACCGCTTGGCGGAACGTGGAAACCTCCTTGCAAAACCTGGTCCAAGCCCAAGCCCTGACCCCGCGAAGCATCGCGGGCATGAAGCAAGAGGACCTGGTCTCCCTCATCCGGCCCAGCGGCTTCATGCAGGCCAAGGCCGGAACCTGCCAGGCCATCTCCCGTTGGCTGATGGACACGGGCTTGGATGAAAGCGTCATCTGGCCTGAAGACGGATCGCAGGCAGCCGGAGACCCGCAACCTCCTCTGCCTGATTTGCGGGAAAACCTCCTGTCCGTCAAAGGAATCGGACAAGAGACCGCCGATGTGATCCGCCTTTACGCCTTCCATCAGAAATGCTTCATTTGGGACGTCTATTCCCGCCGAATGATCGCCGCCCTTGGCCTGCCCGACTACCCCACCTATCAGGCGGCGAAGGACCATGAGGCCGCCTTCCTCGACATCTCCGAATTCACCCTGCCCGAATTGGGCGAATACCATGGGCTGATCGTGGAAGCGGGCAAGCGGAGCCGCGCCGCCGGCTCCTGGGAGTGGCTAACCCCGGTGAAGGCGGCTCAGACGGCCTTCCGCATCAGAGAGATGAACATCTGGTCAGTCCCGTGGACCTGCTCGAAAAGCTGCACATCGCCCGGGGCCGCAGGCAAAGGCGTCCCCGAGGGGAAAGCCTGACGGGCGTCCAAGCGGATGAGGTCTTGATGCCTGCCCAGGAAGGCGTCGACCACAAGCCGGGTCTCCTCCAAGACCGGCGAACACGTGACGTAGGCGAGGTAACCGCCGGGAGCCAGAGCCTCATAGGCGGAGTCCAAGAGCTGCCCTTGAAGAAGGCTGAGGGAGGCGATCTCCTCGGGCTTTTTGCGCCAGCGGGATTCGGGACGACGACGCAGGGACCCTAGGCCCGAGCAGGGGGCGTCCACCAGGATCCGATCAAAGGCTTGCGGATAAAGGTCTCCCAGCTGGCGGCCATCCTTTTCCTCCACCCCTTCGATGATGGACGGGGCAGCGCTGGAGGCCGGGGCCATGCCCGTGAAAGCGCATAGATTGTCCCTGACCAGATCGGCCCGGTGATGGGTCGGCTCGTTGGCCAAGAGGGTGGTGAGCCGGCCGGAATTCGAACGACTGAGGGCGCAGGCGGCCAGCAGGGCGGTTTTGCCACCGGGGCCCGCGCACATATCCAGCCAGCGTTCGGCTTGGCGAGAGGTCGTCAGATCGGACTGCGAGTCAGCCGGGAGGTCGACTGGAAAATCGGTCGGAAGGTCGGTCGGAAACCCGGCCGCTTTATCCACATCGGCCACGGCTAGGGCGGCCAACTGACTGCCTTCGTCCTCCACCCCGGCCAGCCCCTGCCGGACGGCCGGAATATCATGGGGATTCACCCCTTTGATCCGCAGCCCATAAGGAGAGAAAGAAGTCTCCCCCCAAACGATCCGGCCGGGAACAGCCTGTCCATCCGAACCAGCCCTGCCGGCGGAAATCCCTTCGAGCTGGGCTATCAGCTCCTCCCGTGAAATCAAACCTGGGCGGGCGCATAAGGTGACATCCGCCGGCTCATTATCGGCGGACAGAAGGGCGGCCAACTGGTCATCCGCCCTGTCTTCATAGGCGGCCGCCTCCCACGAACGGCGCAGCTGCCCGACGACCCAATTAGGATGGGAATAGCGGAGGGCCAAACGGGCGTCGGAATCGGCCTTGGGAATCCGAGAAGTGAGGACCGCCTCCCATTCCTGCCGGGACCTGGTCGCCACCTTCCGCAAGAGGGCGTTGACGAACCCAGCCGCCCTGGCATCCGAGCGACCGCCCCGGCGAAGCAGGCCGACCGTTTGGGAAACGGCGGCGTAATCCGGCGAGCCGAGGAAAAGAAGCTGATAAACACCCAGGCGGGCCGCATCCAAAACCGGGATCTCGATCCTTTTCAACGGCCGGAAGGACACGTCGGCGATCACCGCATCGAGGAAGCCCTGCCAGCGCAAAGTCCCGTAGACCATGTCGGTGACGGCGGCCCGGTCCCGCCCGCCCAGCTCGTCCGGGGAGAAGGAACTCAGCTCCTGGGGGACCAGCAGATTGGAGAAGGCCTGGTTCCGGTGGACGCGAATCAACGATTTCCAGGCGATGGAGCGCGGGGAAAGGTCTTTCTTGGCTTTTCCGGTTTTCCCGGCGTTTCCGATCCCGCCCTCAGTCACAGTAAGCCTTCGCGGACAGGCGGGCGCCGCGGGCCCAATCGGCGGCCTTCATCTGCTTTTTGCCTTGCGCCTTCACCTGGTCCAACTCCAAAGGATCCGTCAGGGTCCCCAGCCAGATGTGTTTCTTGGTCACCAGAAGACGGCCGGGTTTCAAAGCGCCGGCGGCAGGCTTGCCTGCAGTCTCGGATTTGTCCACGTGCGCCTGGGCGATGGTCAGTTTGATGGGGGCTGCCTTGTCGGAATCCTCCTGGGTATGCAGCTGGCACCAGGCCCCTGGCTCGGGCGTGCAGGCGCGGATCTGCCGATCCGCGGCGAAAGCGGGCACGGCGAAACGGATACGAGCGTCATCAGGATGAATCTTCGCCGCCATCTCGAAGCTACCGGCCGGCTGGGGGCGGAAGGCCAATCGACCGTCAGCTATCCCCTGCAGGACCGCGCACAAAAGATGGGCCCCGTCCTGCGACAGCCGGTCCAGAAGCTCTCCGGCCGTTTCATGAGGACCGATTTCCACGGTCGACTGGGCCACAATCGGCCCATCATCCAAGCCGGGACCGATCTTGAAAACGGTGACCCCGGTGATGGTCTCCCCCGCCCAAATCGCCCTCTGGACCGGGGCCGCGCCGCGATATTGCGGCAGGAGGGAGAAATGCAGGTTATACCAGCCCAGGGGAAGGGCGTCCAAGGCTTCCGGCTTGAGCAGGTTCCCGTAGGCGACCACGGCGGCCGCGTCCGGATGAAGGTCCTCCAGCGTCCGGAAGAACTCGGGCGAGGTGGGCTTGTCTTCGATGACGGGCAGGCCCGCCTGGATGGCAGCCTGTTTCACCGGGCTGGGAGTCAGCTTCCGGCCGCGGCCTTGCGGGGCGTCCGGCCGGGTGAGGACTCCGACCACTTCCAGCTTGCCGCCGGCCTGAATCAAGGCCTGCAAAGGTCCTACCGCCACTTGGGGGGTTCCTGCGAAAAGAATTCTCATAGCTCCTACTCTAGCGAAGCGAGCGAACGGCGTCTGACGGCGAGATCAGCTCAAGGATTTGGGGTTGATCTGGAAACGCAGCTCCCCTTTCACCCGCGACCGGGCGTGCTTGGCCGCGGCCGCGTGCAGCTGTTGAGCCAGGCGAAGGGTCCGCCCGACCGGGACCCGGACCACGGCTCGTACCCGGTCATTGCTGCCTTCCAGCTGGCGATCGATAATCGTGGCAGGCGGAGGCAGGGGAATCGGCCCCAAAACCGGGGGCTGATCCCCGGGCTGCAGGGGATCGAGGCCCAGCCCGTCCAGGACTTCTTCCACCACTTCGCGCCTTCCCCACACATGAGCGGCAGTCACCGCCGGGGGCATGGCGGTCTCTTGCCTCTCCCCCAGCTCTTGGGCGGCCAGGAAGGCCGGATTCCACGTCATGAGGGACTGGGCGATGGCCGGATCGCACTCCCCCAGCAAAAGCACCTGCCCTCCTTGCGCGTGCGGCAGGCATAGAGCGGCGGACCGCATCCAGGCGGTCAAAGTATCAAGGCGGGCGTCCATGCTGGAGGAATAGAGGCTGGTCCAGGTATCGACGATGGCCATGGCCCTGTAATGCGGGCTCTGCCCCTGTCCTTCCTGTCCCTCTCGCCTTTCTTGCCCTTCCTGCCTTTCCATCCGGGTCACAGGGGTGGAGACGATTTCCGGTTCCGCACCCGGAGTGGCGATGACCACTTGCGGCCGGTCCTCGATCATCGGCACGACCCCCCGGGGCTGGTGAGGGGTGGAAGTGACGATCCTCGTATGGGGGAAGAGGCCGAGGAGTTCTTGGGCGGTCCCCAAGGCCCCGACCCGGATGACCCTCATCCGCTCCCCCTTGCAATGAGGGCAGACCCAGGCGGTGGCCGCCTGGCCGCACCAGAGACACCGGGCGGCCTGACCTGAATCCGCAGGCTGCTTGAGCGGCCCGGAGCAGCGGGGGCAGCGGGCTTGCCGATGGCAGGAGGAACAAATCAAAGTCATGGACTGCCCATCGTAAGGGATGGAGATGAGCACCGGCCCCGATTCCAAGGCGTTGTTCAGGATCCTGACGGCCGTATGGGGAACCCGGGACCCGACGGTCGGGTCGGTCAAGTCCTCCAAGGCAGCCCGATTGAGGACCCTCACCCAGGGGGTCAGCTTTTTGACCACGGAATCAAGCCCATGCACGGCCACCACCGGCCCGCAATCGATGGCGGAAGGCAGACCTTCGACTTCCGCCTGGCTCTGGGGGCTGCGGGCGTGGGAGAGCATGACGGCGATCCCCTTATGGTTCCTGGCCCGGAGCAGCATGACGTCGCGCGCGTTGGGGTAAGGCATGAAGCCATCGGCGTTCTGGTAGGCGATGTCGTCCACGCAGACGAAGACAGCCGGCCCGGTCACCGGGGCGTACATGCTGGTCCGGGCCCCGATCACGCAGGTCACCTCCCCTCGGGCGATGGCCATGTAGGAACGGTACCTTTCCTCCGGGGTCTTCATCCCGGCCAGGACGCAGTAGTCCCCTTGCCAGACCCCCCGGCCGGAACGGACGGAATAAGGGCGCAAACCGGCCTTCTTCAGGCGCTGGTCCACCAAGCGGATATGGGCCGAGTCCGGCAGTTCCGCCACGATGGGGCGGCCGGCCGTCAGACTTTTCCCGATCAGCCAGACCAAGTCGTCCGCCCAAGTGGTGACGCCGGGCAAAGCATCCCAGACCACCTGGCCGGGGGTGGTGGCCTCCCAGAGGCGATTCACCTGGTCGATCGCCTCATAGGATGATTCGACCCGGTCGTTTTCCTGGTTGAAAGCGGCGGCCGCAGAAGAGTCGGCGGACCCGTTCCTCCCCCGGCGGTCTCGCCGACCGGGTCGGGGTTCTTTATCCACACGGGCGACTCGAGGGGGCAGAGCCAGCCGGATGATGTTGGCCCGGGTCCCCCCATAGAATTCCGCGATTTTCTCGATGTCCGACCGCATCTGCTCCGGCAGGGCGATCTGGTCCCCCAAGACCCGTTCCAGATAACGCAAGGAAGAGGCCGGGGTCTCGCTTTTCTCCGACCGGCCCCAGATGATCCCATTGACCAGCCGGCCGGCGAACCTCACCCTCACCTGGGCTCCGGGCAAGGCCCGGGCGGACTGCCTCTCCTCCACCAGATAATCGAAGGTCTGCCCCAGTTGGATGGCTTGGACGTCAATGACCACGTGGGCGACGGGAAGCCTCTCGGCCGGCTCTTTCACCCTGGCCGGGCTTTTCCGCTTGCGCGGGGCCAGCCCGTCAAGGGCCAGCTGCTCCCCTAAAATGACCATGGTCCCATCTTACCCAATCGCCCTCGAGAAGGCGGCGGCACGGGTATGAAGGCGAAGAAAGCCGCCGCGGCCGCCCTAGGAGGGGCAAGCGCATATCATCCGGCGATCAAGTCATGGACGGCGGAGCGCAGCTCCTCCACCCGGTTTGTCTCCTCCCAGGTGAAGTTCTGATCGCTGCGGCCGAAATGCCCATAAGCGGCCGTCTTGCTGTAAATGGGCCGCAAAAGGTCCAGCTGGTCGATGATGGCAGCCGGGCGCAGGTCGAAGACGGCTTCCACGGCCTGGGCCAGGGCGGCGTCCGTGACTCCGGCCTGGCGGGCGGCGAAGGCGAGGGTGCCGAAGGTGTCCACATTGATGGAGACGGGCTCGGCCACCCCGATGGCATAGGCGATCTGGACTTCCACCTTATGGGCGAAGCCGGCGGCCACCAGGTTCTTGGCCACCCAGCGGGCGGCGTAGGCGGCGGACCGGTCCACCTTGGAAGGGTCTTTGCCGGAGAAGGCGCCGCCCCCGTGATGGCCGAGGCCGCCATAGGTGTCGACGATGATCTTGCGCCCGGTCAAACCGGCGTCCGCGGCCGGCCCTCCAAGAACGAAGGACCCGGTGGGATTGACCAGGAAACGGTAGGAATCATGGTCCACCATATCCAGACGGGTTTCCGGGCTGTCCCCTCCCTCCTGGCCCAGGACCTGGGCGAGGACGGGATCGACCACGTTCTCGCGCAGCTGGTCGCGGAGCAGGGATTGGGAAATGCCAGGGTCGTGCTGGGTGGAGATGAGGATGGTGTCGATGCGGATCGGCCGGCCGTCGTCCCCGTATTCCACCGTCACCTGGGTCTTACCATCGGGCCGCAGATGAGGGACTACCCCGTTCTTACGCACCCAAGCCAAGCGCTCGGCCAGCCGATGGGCCAGCTCGATGGGCAAAGGCATGAAGACCTTGGTCTCGTCGCAGGCATACCCGAACATGATTCCTTGGTCGCCAGCCCCTTGGGAGGCGTAATGCTCCTCCTTGGTCGTGGCCGCGCGGCTGACCCCCGCGTTGATCTCCGGGCTCTGCTCGTCGATGGAGACCATGACCCCGGTGGAATCCGCATCCAGTCCCACTTCCGACGACGTATAGCCGATCCTCTTGAGGGTGTCGCGCACCACCTTGTTGATGTTCACATAGCCTTCCGAGGTCACTTCGCCGAAAACGAAGAACTGGCCGGTGGTGGCGCAGGTCTCCACAGCCACGTGCGAGGCCGGGTCCTGTTTGAGCAACTCGTCAAGGATGGCGTCGGAGATTTGGTCGCACACCTTGTCGGGATGCCCCTCGGTCACTGACTCTGACGTGATCAGTCTCGTGTTTTTCTTCGTCATGCTCATCCATCCTTATTCCTGTTGGCATCTTTCCGCCCGGGTCCCTGCTGGCACCTTGGCATCCGGCGATCTTGAAGACAGAAGGGCCCCGCACCCGGCAGGTACGGGGCCCTCGATGATGGGCCAAAGCCAGGCCCCGGCCGGTCGCGGTCTTGTTGACGACTTAGTTGAGCACGCCTTCGGTCAGGTCGTCCTCTCCCAAGGTCTCTTCCAGAAGGCCTTCGTTAATCTCGCGGAAGGCGATGGTCAAAGGCTTCTCCTGGTTCTTGTACTCGACCAGAGGGCCCACGTTCTGCAGAAGTCCCTCATTCAGCTGGGTGAAGTACGAGTTGATCTGGCGGGCGCGCTTGGCCGCGAACATGGCCAAAGCGTAACGGGACTGGGCATGCTTGTCCAGCTCATCGATAGGAGGATTCGCCAAACCTTCAGGCTGTGGAACTGTTCCTAATGCCATTTTTCTCCAATGCTGCTTGCGCTTATCTTTCATCGTGCTAAACGAGAATCCGAATCACCATCGGTCTGGCTACCACTCTAGTACTTACCAGACGATATTTCCAGCATTCACCGTCCCGGATCCGCCGGATGATGCAAACCTCCAGTATGATACCAGCCCGGCCGAATATTCCGAGTCCTTACGGGGAAGACGGCCGCCTTTCAGTCCTTCTTCTTCGCGGTGAAAAGGCCCAGCCTTTGGATGTTGGAGAACATCTTGGCATAGCCGAAGAGGGATTTGCCCGTGTCCAGGCTGGAAATCCGGTCCATGTCGTCCTCGGACAGGGCGAAATCCCAGATGTCCAGGTTCTGCTCCATCCGGTCGCGGTGGGTGGATTTCGGGATGACCACCAGCCCCCGCTGCGCCAGGAAACGCAAGGCCACCTGGGCGGCCGACTTGTCATAGGCCGTCCCGATCTCGGTTAAGAGAGGATGGGTGAACAAGTCGTTCTTCCCCTCGGCGAAAGGCCCCCAGGCCTCCCCCTGGATCCCATGATCCTTCATGACGGCCAGGAGGTCGTTCTGCTGGAAGAAGACGTGGTTTTCAATCTGGTTGACGGCCGGGACCACATTCGCCCTCGTGGCCAAGTCAATCAGCCGGTCGGCCTCCATGTTGGAGACGCCGATGGCCTTGACCAAGCCGTCCTTGTACAAATCCTCGAGCGCCCGGTAAGCCCAGAGGTAATTGCCCACCGCCTGGTGGATGAGAACCAGATCCAGGTAATCGGTCCGTAAAAGGCGTAAGGACCTTTTGACGCTTTCAATGGTCTTGTCGTACCCGAAATTGTTGATCCAGACCTTGGTGGTCAGGAAAATCTCCCGCCTGGGCAGGCCGGATTCCTCCAAGGCTTCCCCCACGGCCCGCTCGTTTCGGTAGAACTGGGCGGTGTCGATCAGACGGTAGCCGACCTCCAAGGCGTCGGTCA
Encoded proteins:
- a CDS encoding RsmB/NOP family class I SAM-dependent RNA methyltransferase, whose translation is MTEGGIGNAGKTGKAKKDLSPRSIAWKSLIRVHRNQAFSNLLVPQELSSFSPDELGGRDRAAVTDMVYGTLRWQGFLDAVIADVSFRPLKRIEIPVLDAARLGVYQLLFLGSPDYAAVSQTVGLLRRGGRSDARAAGFVNALLRKVATRSRQEWEAVLTSRIPKADSDARLALRYSHPNWVVGQLRRSWEAAAYEDRADDQLAALLSADNEPADVTLCARPGLISREELIAQLEGISAGRAGSDGQAVPGRIVWGETSFSPYGLRIKGVNPHDIPAVRQGLAGVEDEGSQLAALAVADVDKAAGFPTDLPTDFPVDLPADSQSDLTTSRQAERWLDMCAGPGGKTALLAACALSRSNSGRLTTLLANEPTHHRADLVRDNLCAFTGMAPASSAAPSIIEGVEEKDGRQLGDLYPQAFDRILVDAPCSGLGSLRRRPESRWRKKPEEIASLSLLQGQLLDSAYEALAPGGYLAYVTCSPVLEETRLVVDAFLGRHQDLIRLDARQAFPSGTPLPAAPGDVQLFEQVHGTDQMFISLMRKAV
- a CDS encoding primosomal protein N' family DNA-binding protein, whose protein sequence is MVILGEQLALDGLAPRKRKSPARVKEPAERLPVAHVVIDVQAIQLGQTFDYLVEERQSARALPGAQVRVRFAGRLVNGIIWGRSEKSETPASSLRYLERVLGDQIALPEQMRSDIEKIAEFYGGTRANIIRLALPPRVARVDKEPRPGRRDRRGRNGSADSSAAAAFNQENDRVESSYEAIDQVNRLWEATTPGQVVWDALPGVTTWADDLVWLIGKSLTAGRPIVAELPDSAHIRLVDQRLKKAGLRPYSVRSGRGVWQGDYCVLAGMKTPEERYRSYMAIARGEVTCVIGARTSMYAPVTGPAVFVCVDDIAYQNADGFMPYPNARDVMLLRARNHKGIAVMLSHARSPQSQAEVEGLPSAIDCGPVVAVHGLDSVVKKLTPWVRVLNRAALEDLTDPTVGSRVPHTAVRILNNALESGPVLISIPYDGQSMTLICSSCHRQARCPRCSGPLKQPADSGQAARCLWCGQAATAWVCPHCKGERMRVIRVGALGTAQELLGLFPHTRIVTSTPHQPRGVVPMIEDRPQVVIATPGAEPEIVSTPVTRMERQEGQERREGQEGQGQSPHYRAMAIVDTWTSLYSSSMDARLDTLTAWMRSAALCLPHAQGGQVLLLGECDPAIAQSLMTWNPAFLAAQELGERQETAMPPAVTAAHVWGRREVVEEVLDGLGLDPLQPGDQPPVLGPIPLPPPATIIDRQLEGSNDRVRAVVRVPVGRTLRLAQQLHAAAAKHARSRVKGELRFQINPKSLS
- a CDS encoding aldo/keto reductase; its protein translation is MVPSVTLNNGISMPQEGFGVFQIPRHDECKQAVTDALEVGYRLIDTAQFYRNERAVGEALEESGLPRREIFLTTKVWINNFGYDKTIESVKRSLRLLRTDYLDLVLIHQAVGNYLWAYRALEDLYKDGLVKAIGVSNMEADRLIDLATRANVVPAVNQIENHVFFQQNDLLAVMKDHGIQGEAWGPFAEGKNDLFTHPLLTEIGTAYDKSAAQVALRFLAQRGLVVIPKSTHRDRMEQNLDIWDFALSEDDMDRISSLDTGKSLFGYAKMFSNIQRLGLFTAKKKD
- the rpoZ gene encoding DNA-directed RNA polymerase subunit omega, giving the protein MALGTVPQPEGLANPPIDELDKHAQSRYALAMFAAKRARQINSYFTQLNEGLLQNVGPLVEYKNQEKPLTIAFREINEGLLEETLGEDDLTEGVLN
- the metK gene encoding methionine adenosyltransferase; this translates as MSMTKKNTRLITSESVTEGHPDKVCDQISDAILDELLKQDPASHVAVETCATTGQFFVFGEVTSEGYVNINKVVRDTLKRIGYTSSEVGLDADSTGVMVSIDEQSPEINAGVSRAATTKEEHYASQGAGDQGIMFGYACDETKVFMPLPIELAHRLAERLAWVRKNGVVPHLRPDGKTQVTVEYGDDGRPIRIDTILISTQHDPGISQSLLRDQLRENVVDPVLAQVLGQEGGDSPETRLDMVDHDSYRFLVNPTGSFVLGGPAADAGLTGRKIIVDTYGGLGHHGGGAFSGKDPSKVDRSAAYAARWVAKNLVAAGFAHKVEVQIAYAIGVAEPVSINVDTFGTLAFAARQAGVTDAALAQAVEAVFDLRPAAIIDQLDLLRPIYSKTAAYGHFGRSDQNFTWEETNRVEELRSAVHDLIAG
- a CDS encoding endonuclease III domain-containing protein, which produces MTRRGDAQTFLPGRAVFQALYQELGPQGWWPAQTGFEMIIGSVLVQHTAWRNVETSLQNLVQAQALTPRSIAGMKQEDLVSLIRPSGFMQAKAGTCQAISRWLMDTGLDESVIWPEDGSQAAGDPQPPLPDLRENLLSVKGIGQETADVIRLYAFHQKCFIWDVYSRRMIAALGLPDYPTYQAAKDHEAAFLDISEFTLPELGEYHGLIVEAGKRSRAAGSWEWLTPVKAAQTAFRIREMNIWSVPWTCSKSCTSPGAAGKGVPEGKA
- the fmt gene encoding methionyl-tRNA formyltransferase yields the protein MRILFAGTPQVAVGPLQALIQAGGKLEVVGVLTRPDAPQGRGRKLTPSPVKQAAIQAGLPVIEDKPTSPEFFRTLEDLHPDAAAVVAYGNLLKPEALDALPLGWYNLHFSLLPQYRGAAPVQRAIWAGETITGVTVFKIGPGLDDGPIVAQSTVEIGPHETAGELLDRLSQDGAHLLCAVLQGIADGRLAFRPQPAGSFEMAAKIHPDDARIRFAVPAFAADRQIRACTPEPGAWCQLHTQEDSDKAAPIKLTIAQAHVDKSETAGKPAAGALKPGRLLVTKKHIWLGTLTDPLELDQVKAQGKKQMKAADWARGARLSAKAYCD